The window CGCGGCCGAAACCGGGTCGTGGTTGCCACCCGGACCTTCCGGGTTGACGTAGATGAGGCCCATCGTGGTCGCCGCGAGCGACTTCTGCAGCTTGCCGTCCTTGGTGTAACGCTCGGAGCCCATCATCTTGGTTTCCGGGCCCCAGTAGACGAGGTCGGGCTGCCAGGCATCGACGCGGCCACCGGCAAAGCCGAGCGTCTTGAAGCCCATGTCTTCCAGGGCCACCGTGCCCGACAGCACCATGAGGTCGCCCCAGGAGAGCTTGCGGCCATACTTCTGCTTGATCGGCCAGACGAGGCGGCGGGCCTTGTCGAGGCTGACGTTGTCGGGCCAGGAGTTCAGGGGATCGAAGCGCTGTTCGCCGCCATCCGAACCGCCCCGGCCATCGCCCACGCGGTAGGTGCCGGCCGAGTGCCAGGCCATGCGGATGAAGAAGGGGCCGTAGTGTCCGTAATCGGCGGGCCACCAGGGCTGGGAGGTCGTGAGGACCTTGCGGATGTCCTCCTTGACGGCGGCAAGGTCGAGGCTGGCGAACTCGGCGGCGTAGTCGAAGTCGGCGCCGTAGGGGTTGGACATCGCCTCGTGCTGGCGCAGCTGGGCGAGGTCGAGGCGCTGGGGCCACCAGTCCTCGTTGGTCATGCCGTGGATCTTGGCGCGGACCGAGGTGTCCTCTTCCATCACGGTTTCGTTCTCGACCGCGGCGAAAGCTGCGTGGGGGCTGAGAAGGGTGAGCGCACTGCCCAGAAGGGCGGCGCGAAGGGTCATCTTTGTGTTCTTGGGCATGGAGCCTCTCCACCTGTTGCGACGAACGCGGCGCTGGTTTCAGCGCGCTGGAGGCAGGGTAGGCCCGTGCGCGGGCGAGCCCAAACGGGGAGGCCAGATAAGTGTGATCGATTGCGTCGATCAAACTGGCAAAGTTTCAGCAATATTGCGATTGGTTCGCGTTCGCGCCTGCACCAAGTTCCGAGTGGAAAATAGAAAATTGGCATGGGCCGCGATGAAACGCATTGTATGAGCGACCTAAGGATATGTCGCGGGTAGGGCTGATCCGGCAAGCATCGTCATCTGACACGATGCGATCCTGTCAATTTCGGGCTTTCTACCCTGCACGCCTTGGGTTTTGCGACTCGGGTGGCTATGTCCTCGGCCTATGCAGACAGGAACCTTGATATCGTTAACCCTCTACTTTGTCCTGATGCTTGGCATCGGTCTCTATGCTTGGAAGAAGTCCACCGAGGACTCTGAAGGCTATCTGCTGGGCGGGCGTAACCTGCACCCGGCCGTCGCGGCGCTCTCCGCCGGGGCCTCGGACATGTCGGGCTGGCTCCTCATGGGCCTGCCGGGCGCGCTCTATGCCTCGGGGCTGGTCGAAGCCTGGATCGGCATTGGCCTTTTCCTGGGCGCACTGGTCAACTGGGTGGTGGTGGCCCCGCGCCTGCGCGAGCAGACGGTCTCCTACGGCAACGCACTGACCATTCCCGAATTCCTCGCCAACCGCTTCCCCGACAAGGCGACGCTGCTGCGCGTGGTGTCGGCGGTCATCATCGTCGTGTTCTTCACCGTCTATACCGCGGCCGGCCTTGTCGGTGGCGGCAAGCTCTTCGTCACCAGCTTTGCAGGTCTCTTCGGCGATGTCGGCATGAGCGACTACATGTTCGGGATCTGGATGACCGCAGGCGTGGTGCTGGCCTACACGATGATCGGCGGCTTTCTGGCCGTCTCGCTCACCGACTTCTGCCAGGGCTGCATCATGGTCGTCGCGCTGATCCTGATGCCGGTCGTGGTGCTCTGGGGCGGGCAGGGCGATGGTTTTGCCCAGATGGAAGTGACGCTGACCGAGATCGACCCCAACTTCCTCAGCCTCACCCATGGCCTGACCTTCATCGGCTGGCTCTCCGCGGTGACCTGGGGGCTGGGCTATTTCGGGCAGCCGCATATCATCGTGCGCTTCATGGCCGTGCGCAGTGTCGAGGACGTCAAGGTTGCACGCAACATCGGCATGGGCTGGATGCTGGTCTCGCTGATCGGCGCGTTGGGCGTGGGCCTTGCGGGCCGTGCCTACATGCAGCGCAACGGCATTCCGCTCGATGACCCCGAAACGATCTTCATCGCGCTTGCGCATCTGCTCTTCCACCCGCTCATCACCGGCTTCCTGCTGGCCGCGCTCCTCGCCGCGATCATGAGCACGATTTCCTCGCAGCTGCTGGTCTCGTCCAGCTCGCTGGCGGAAGACTTCTACCGCCTGTTCCTGCGCAAGGACGCCTCGGAGCGCGAGATCGTGAACGTGGGGCGCGTGGCCGTGCTGATCGTCTCGTTGGCGGCCATCGCCATCGCGGGTGACCCCGAGAGCGAGGTGCTCCAGCTTGTCTCGAACGCCTGGGCCGGCTTCGGCGCGGCATTCGGGCCGATGATCCTGCTCGCGCTGACCTGGCGCGGCATGTCGGGGGCGGGCGCGGTTTCGGGCCTCATCGTGGGCGCGCTGGTCGTGATCTTCTGGATCGCGATGGAGTGGAACGCGAGCTTCCTGGGCGGACCCGGCGTCTACGAGATCATTCCGGGCGTCATCGCCTCCACGCTGGCCATCTTTGCCGTCAGCAAGATGACGTCCAGCAAGGAAGCGGCCGCGGCCATGGCATGATCGCCCGTTCGATAGGAGCCTGAACAGACAAAAGGGGGCGTCCCGGCATCGGGGCGCCCCCTTTTTGTGCGAAGTTTCGAGGGGTGCGTCAGTCGCAGCTGGCGACGGGCAGGCCTTGCGCGTTGCTCAGTTCCTGGTTCTGCCGCCCGCGCACGTTGAAGGCGCTTTCGTACCGGATCGTGCCGGTATCGAACAAGGCCGCGACGATCAGCGGCTGGTAGGTGTAGCTGGCTTCCACGAACATGATCGCGGTGTTCGAGGACGCGGCAATGCGGTGCCCGTTGCGGCCCATGCCCTGCGCCAGCGCATCGTTGGTGCGGCCCGTGCCCTGGGTGCCATAGGCGGGCTCGAAGTCGCCATCCCCCCAGCAGCGCTGCCAGCGGATCATCTGGCCGGCATTGCGTCCGGTGCGGCCATTGGTCTCCAGCGAGGAGAGGACGATGCGGCCATTGGGCTCGAAATCGATGCTTTCGCCGATGGAGGCGGCCCCGGCGAAGACCTCCTGGACGTTGGCCTCGTCGATCCCACCCATGACGCGCCCGGCGTTGTCGGCCACGCTCATCGCGATCTCGCTCACGCGCAGCTGTGCGCGGGCGTAGTTGGCGAGTTCGAGGCCGGTACACAGAACCATCAGGAAGAGCGGCGCGATGAGGGCGAATTCGATGATCGCAACGCCGCTCTCATCGGCTTTGAGTTCCTGCAGGCGGGAGGGCAGGGGCTTCATCGCCGCCGCTCCCCGCACAGGACCGGCGGTACGGCCTGGGCGCTGTAGGGCTGGTTGCGAAAGGCGCTCTTCGCGGTGAGGGAAACCGCGGCGTTGCCACCTGTGAAAAGATGGACGGGGAGCAGGCGGTCAACCTCGATCGTGGCCTCGTAGAAGGCAATGTCGTTTGCGCCGCCGATGCCGCTGCGCCCGGCATCGAGGTCATATTCGCCGTTCCCGTTGCTGTCGAGCCAGCAGTCGCCGTCGTAGTAATCGAAGCGGCCGTTGCGGTTGACGTCGGTCATCAGCTTCTCGGCATTCCCGATGCCGCTGAACTCGTAGTAGTTGCGAATCGTGATCTGCGGATTGGCATTGGGAGCAATGCTGGCGAGTTGCGCGCGGATCTGTGCGGCCACGCGCTCCTCGGTCGTGTCTCCCTCGGTCATGAACTCGGGCTCTTCGACCGAGGCGCGCCGCGCCGCGTCCGACAGAGTGCCCTGCAGGACCGAGAGCACGTAGGACTGGTAGCCAAGATCAAAGGCGCCGGTCAGGAGCACCATGAGCGGGCCGATGAGAAGTCCGAACTCGACGGCGGTGACGCCGCTCCGGTTCCGCCTCAGGCGGCGCAGGAGGGGAGGCAGTCTCATCGCGTCAACCTCAGGTTGCCGATGCCGCGGCCGATGTCCTCGAAGATCTGTTCAAGGTCGGAGCC is drawn from Novosphingobium decolorationis and contains these coding sequences:
- a CDS encoding TadE/TadG family type IV pilus assembly protein, with product MKPLPSRLQELKADESGVAIIEFALIAPLFLMVLCTGLELANYARAQLRVSEIAMSVADNAGRVMGGIDEANVQEVFAGAASIGESIDFEPNGRIVLSSLETNGRTGRNAGQMIRWQRCWGDGDFEPAYGTQGTGRTNDALAQGMGRNGHRIAASSNTAIMFVEASYTYQPLIVAALFDTGTIRYESAFNVRGRQNQELSNAQGLPVASCD
- a CDS encoding TadE/TadG family type IV pilus assembly protein, with translation MRLPPLLRRLRRNRSGVTAVEFGLLIGPLMVLLTGAFDLGYQSYVLSVLQGTLSDAARRASVEEPEFMTEGDTTEERVAAQIRAQLASIAPNANPQITIRNYYEFSGIGNAEKLMTDVNRNGRFDYYDGDCWLDSNGNGEYDLDAGRSGIGGANDIAFYEATIEVDRLLPVHLFTGGNAAVSLTAKSAFRNQPYSAQAVPPVLCGERRR
- the putP gene encoding sodium/proline symporter PutP: MISLTLYFVLMLGIGLYAWKKSTEDSEGYLLGGRNLHPAVAALSAGASDMSGWLLMGLPGALYASGLVEAWIGIGLFLGALVNWVVVAPRLREQTVSYGNALTIPEFLANRFPDKATLLRVVSAVIIVVFFTVYTAAGLVGGGKLFVTSFAGLFGDVGMSDYMFGIWMTAGVVLAYTMIGGFLAVSLTDFCQGCIMVVALILMPVVVLWGGQGDGFAQMEVTLTEIDPNFLSLTHGLTFIGWLSAVTWGLGYFGQPHIIVRFMAVRSVEDVKVARNIGMGWMLVSLIGALGVGLAGRAYMQRNGIPLDDPETIFIALAHLLFHPLITGFLLAALLAAIMSTISSQLLVSSSSLAEDFYRLFLRKDASEREIVNVGRVAVLIVSLAAIAIAGDPESEVLQLVSNAWAGFGAAFGPMILLALTWRGMSGAGAVSGLIVGALVVIFWIAMEWNASFLGGPGVYEIIPGVIASTLAIFAVSKMTSSKEAAAAMA